The DNA sequence GGTTATGAATCTTCGAAGTTTCCCAAAATTCCAATTCTTACTTTGCAGAAATAATGTATCTTGCTCCGCTTTACATTAAAAAATGATGCTTTGGCAATGACATCCTTTGTAGACATGGGGCCATGGCCAGAATGCCCATGCACAACGGACATGCCGTTCCACTCTGTGTGGGTCTACATTTCTTTTGCTGTGTTCTGTACTTGGGTTTTGCTTTAGCATATAGCAGCTTCCCCCTTTGGACTAGTAATTACGTGCAAAACTGCTCTGAAACCCAACCTGTTTGTTTGGGCCTTTATGATGCCTTGAATTTGTAGTACACTGCAGAAATTCCACCTCACTTCCAAAACTTTGCTGATCAAGACACTGATTTTCTAATCTTTTCAGAGGGGCTGATTTTTAGGAATTAATTCTTCTTCAGTATTTTGAGGGATTTCCTGAGAATCCCCCTGGCCTCATCACCTTCTCCAAAACCCTTCCCTTTATGATGTGCGAGCTTGAAAAACACGCTTTGCAAATTGGACTCCCTGATTCtttcatctcctcttttccttgtAGGGGGCAGAGGGATCACACAGAGAGAAGAGCGTTGGAGTTcaggagagagagaccagggggTTAAAAATAACTGCTATCCTGGGCCCGATCCATGACTTgcctaacctcctgtctctgaGTCTTCACAGCAGCTCagggaaaataaaatattctGTAGCATTTTCACAGGGTGACCAGCATCCTTCAATGACGAATGACTTTTTTTCCATCATTTTGTCTATCCCTACTCTGGTGAAGCCGACAGAGACATTCCAAGTAGGAGTTCCTAAGGGAAGATCCCACTGGACAATAtacatttgtgtgtgtttgttcacCATCTCATGTGGTAACAACAAAATCTGGCTAAGGATTATTTTGATTTACCATTTTTTGTTTCACTTTACAGCAGTAAAATTAACTTCAACAAATGATGCCATCCGCTTTGAATTTGTTAAAACTCCTGAAGGTAAAAATTATGTTTCATTTtatctcctcctgtccccttctctGATTTCTTCCCCTAAGTATCCCCACAGAGAAAGAATTTTCTTGGGGCGAAAATGACAGATACACTGTGTAAAAAATGGGGTGGTTTTTCCATTTAGCCTAAGGAAATTGCAATTCTGCTTTACTGGGTTTGGAAATCTTGCTGTAGGTTTTGATTTAGGAAGCCACTGCTGTCTGCATTCTAGGGGTCACCCTTGATTTGAGCTTTTCTTTGGATCCTGTCAACATAAACGTACTGGGTGGGATCAGCTGCAAGAAAGCCAATATTTTTCTCTGACTACAGTCCTTGGGTTGGCTAGATCTCTACTGCAAAATGAGCAAGGCAGATTTTGTTGTGGTTATTTGACTGTTACAGCTAAGGCCTTCTATAGGGTTCAAGAGGAATACTAAGTTATACTGACAATATTGAAAACATGACTTTTCATTATTTGGTGCCTTGCTAAAGTCTCTCAATTAGAGGAGCCAAAACAACATTTTAGAAATTAGCAGGGCTCAAAGTTAGCAGTGGTCAAATTGACCGGTTACCCAAAATATTCTTCCTGCTTACAGATTAGCTGGTGGATTGGTTCCTGCCTTAGGTCATTGAGGGTATAATGACAtatgaggaggagaagcagtgtggttgagtggaaagagcacggacttgggagtcaaaggtcatgggttttaatcttggctccaccagttatcagctgtgtgactttgggcaatcactttacttctccgtcacctcatgtgtaaaatggggattaagactgtgagcaccacgtggggacAATCTGGTGACCTAGtagtaaccccagtgcttagaacaatgttttgcaaatgtcaaaattattattattacatgttcccCACACTGCAGGGGCACAGATGTAGGGCTGGAAGTAGGTCGAAATGTCCGTGCTGGTTCTGGTCACATTCCTCTGAATCAATCTAAAAAGACCTGAGGCCTCTTGGGGACTTTCAAAATGTTGTCAGGTAGATGAGGGGGCCTGGGCCACAGCTGAAGGGAGTATGGGGTTAAGGAGAGGGATTTTGGATCAATAAGTCTTTTCCGTTACACCCTAGATGAGACTCTTTCTAAAGTCCCCGGGGACTGCAGCAAGCAGTGATGGGACCTacacttctcttctccaggctcctTAAGCTTCCTTCCTCAAAGGGATTCCCTGTCCAAGTTAGAGAACCTCAAGTATTTTCTCAAGAAGGCTAACACTTCTCTATTTTCTTCTAGAAGTTCTGGAAAAGAAAAACTTGAAACCACCTTCCCCACAGGACACCCTAAAGACTAACATTTTGGCCTGCTTGGTAGCCACAGGATTCCTGCTGATCATAGTGATGGTTTTCCAAATTCTGATTTTTTGTTACATCAAGTGAGTCGGTTTTTATCCTACAACAGTCAAGGGAAGCATTCCGATAGGGGAAAGACCTATTCCACCATACAGCTTTGACTTTGCGGACCGTAACATCCGATCCCACAAGCTCAGTTTCCACTGGGGAAACTTTCAAAGGTGGCCCCATTCCTATGGATTCTGTGCctatcttctcccccctttccctctgctcctccccctctcccttcccatcccctcagcactgtactcatccactcaactgaatatatcttcgttatcctatttattttgttaatgagatgtacatcaccttgattctatttattgctattgttcttgtctgtctgtctcccccgattatactgtaagcctgtcaaagggcagggactgtctctgttaccgatttgtacattccaagcacttagtacagtgctctgcacatagtaagcgcttaataaatactattgaatgaattaattaatttttgaGAATCAGCCAAGTCTGTGCCAAGAGAGTAACCAAAATGCCCTCCCAATCTGGGGATTTTGCAGCCAGGACCATCTGTTAGAGGCCGTCAAAGCAGAAGTTGCCTGGAATCACCAGTGTTACATAGTAGGAGCACTTGGTGCGCTCCCCTCTGGTGCGGTGCTCTGTACTATATTCTTGAAAATTACAGAATCATGAAATTTTATGATCCCTGCCTAGGAGAACTTACAGTCAGTTGCAATTTTTTTTGGCATTCCCTGTTACAGCGGTCCAAATACATAAATGAGAATACATATACATGAGTACTGAGATTGATTATGAATAAATTAGTAACCactagagttggctgatggaATTGTGTGGCTCAGATTCATGACAGAAAgcttgttagaggaggtgggaaaatAGGATGCCTCTGAATGTGGGAAGAGAGTCCAAATAtggaggaacagtgtgagtgaggggacaGAGCTGGAGAGCCACATGTAAGGTTTGCCCAGAACAAATCAAACAAGTTGGgaatgatggggagagggaggagattctTTCCACcctttttattgatttattgatttttatttatttttattccatCCTTTTTACTCTACCAAACAGATGGGCTAGGTGGGGTTGGGTGAAGAGCTTCGAGTCCAATTTGTTTTAtgcggagagggagggaaagagaggaagccaGTGGAGACTTCTCAGCAAAGGAAAGGGGTGGATAGAGAGATGCATCAACAATATGATTCTGGCATGTAGTGatagctcaccccctccaagaggccttcccagactgagctcccccccttctccctctgctccccctccaccctctgctcatctcccttccccccttcacctcccctcagctgagcccctttttcctctactcccactccccttcccatcccaccccatcttctgcttctccccctcccctcccctcagcactgtcctcatttgtatatattatttattaccctatttattctgttaataagatgtgcatccccttgattctacttattgtgaTAATGTCGTCTTGTTTCTCTTTCGTTCTCCTTTGCTCTGCCATCCGtcttcctgattagactgtgagcccgtcactgggcagggattgtctctctctgttgccgaattgtacattccaagcgcttagtacggtgctctgcacataagtgctcaataaatacgaatgaatgaatgaatgaatgaatgaatgaatgaatagttccatTTGAAGTGGGCAGAGGCTGGAGACTGGGAAACGAGCAAGCAGCCTAATGCAAGAGTTCAGCTGTAGCGGGATCAGCTCATACCAGAGTCGTAGCAgtttggggaaaggaaaagggatgaTCTAGGAGATGTTGGTACCTAAAGAACCATCAGGACTGGGGTGAACTGCAGGTGAAAGTTGAGCAGTGGAGAAGCCTCGAAGAAGTCTCATGTTTCTTGGGCACGGAGTATGTTCGCATGATCGATTTAGATTGGAAAGAGTTCAGGAGGGGTGGATTGGGGGGTTAAGAGGAGGAGTTCTCTTAAGGGGTTATATTTCATGGGCGCCACCTCccacggggtgaggggagagctgttcattttttttttattggttttctttatagtatttaagtgcttactatgtacccggcactCAACTAAaccctgggtaggtacaagataaccaggttagacacagcccctgtttcacatggagctcacactgttaatccctgttttacagatgaggtaacagaggcacagagaagttaccttgggcaagtcacttcatttatctgtggctcagttttctcaactgtaaaatgggaatttaatacctgtcttccctcctacttaggtcagacacaaaccctgcctctCATGGCGtggtttgtggaaagagcatgggcttgggagccagaggtcatgagttctaatctaatggatttgccatttgtctgctgggtgaccttgggcaagtcacttcacttctctgtgcctcagctcatctgtaaaatggggattcagattgtgaaccccttgtgggacaacgtgattaccttgtatctatcccagtgtttggaacagtgtttggtacatagtaaacgcttaacaaatatcattattattatgggactcacagtctaattaacctgtatctgccacagtggcttagaatagtgttcaacatagaaaatacttaagaaataccataaaagggataagcaacgtgcccaaggtcacagaacagtcaagtggcaaagtcaggattagaacccagatcttctgactctaatcccgtgctctttccactaggtcacactgcttcttagtcaGGGATGATGAGCTGGTCCAGAAGTCCCAGAAATCGTGATttcccaggggtggggaggaagggggattctGCTCCATGAATCTTTCACTGGTCCATACTGGGCCAGACGGAGGCTACCATGGAGGCCCTGGGGGCTTCCCTACGGCCCCTGTGGAGCTCAAACTGAATTACCAACACGAGATTAGATTGGGCATACAGGTATACAGAAAGGGacaggatggagaaagaggaaggaggagagtccatcaataataataataataatattggtatttgttaagcacttactatgtgcagggcactgttctaagcgctgggggagatagagggtattCAGGtcgacccatgtgaggctcacattctgaatctccattttccagatgagggaactgagacccagagaagtgaataataataataataataataatgctggtatttgttaattgcttactatgtgcagagcactgttctaagcgctgggggagatgcagggtcatcaggttgttccacgtgaggcttacagtcttcatccccattttacagatgaggtaactgaggcacagagaaatgaagtgacttgcccacagtcacacagcggacaagtggcagagccgggattcgaacccatgacctctgactcccaagcccgggctctttccactgagccacgctgcttctcacagtaataatgaggatggaattggttaagtgcttattatatgccaagcactgttctaagcactggatagatacaaggtaatcaggttgtcccatatggggctcacggtcttaatccccattttacagatgaggtcactgaggcaccgagaagcaaagtgacttgcccaaagtcacacagttgacaaatggcaggcagaattagaacccaagacctctgactcccaagcccaggctctttccaataagctacactgctttcacttgcccacagtcccccagctgccaagtggcagggccgggattcaaacctacgacctcggcctcccaagcccgggctctttccactgggccacgctgcttcccgtgatgaAGCGGGGGGAAGGAAGCATGAATAGAAAGGAGAGGACAAATGAGTTTGGGTGCACGTGTGTGCTTATAACGTCTAAATGTTATGAGCTGCTATATCTCAGGTAGCTCTCTTAATTGGTTAAGCTCTCTTAATTGGTTACGTTAATTGGTAGctctcttaagagaagcagcgtggctcagtggaaagagcccaggcttgggaggcagaggtcatgtgttcgaatcccagctctgccacttgacagctgggggatgtgggcaagtcacttcacttctctgggcctcagtttcctcatctggaaaatggggattaactgtgagcctcacgtgggaccacctgatgaccctatatctcccccagcacttagaacagtgttctgcacatagtaagcactgaacaaatatcaacactattagtattattattatattcaatctgttgccaaatcctttcGGTCTCACCTTCcactagtaagctcttaacaaataccaacattattaattggttTTGGGAAACTAGTGGATTAAATCTCCATCtgctcccctgatctctctccctatctccaggctcgcatctcctcctgccttcaaaccaTCTCTCCTTGGCTGTCATTCCGTCGCCTCAAACGtagcgtgtccaaaacagaactccttgtcttcccacccctcccagactttcctgtcactgtagatggcaccaccatcttcctgtctcacagacccatgaccttggctcctctctctcattccacccacatattcagcgtgacggctcctctctctcattccacccacatattcagcgtggctccgtggcaagagcccaggcttgggaggctgaggtcatgggtcatggctctgccatttggcaactgggtgactatgggcaagtcacttaacttctctgtgcctcaattccctcatctggaaaatggagattaactgtgagcctcacaggggaccacctgatgaccccatatctcccccagcacttagaacagtgctctgcacatagtaagggcttaacagacaccatcattattagtattattattatattcaatccgTTGCCAAATCCTTTCgggctcaccttcacaaaatcactaaaatctgtcctctccatccaaaccactccaacatcagtacagtcactcatcctgtccttcCTAGATTATTGGatcaacctcattcattcattcattcaatagtatttattgagcgcttactatgtgcagagcactgtactaagcgcttgttggcCGCccaacctgcctctccccactccagtccatacttcattccactgcccggattatctctaTACAGatacgttcaggacatgtcccctcctcaaaatcctccagtcgttgcccaaccacctccgtgTCAGTcaaaaactccttcccattggctttcaagctctccatcaccctgcccccttttgctcttcccccattccccaccccacagcacttttgtatatatctataattttatttatttatatcgatgtctgtttatttatactgatggcaGTCTTACCCCCCACAcctcaggctgtaagctccttatgggcagggattgtcaccctttACTGCTGTGTCTTATTTACccatgtggttagtacagtgctctgcatacagtaagcactcaataaatatgactgcatgaatTAAGGGATTGTGAGAAAATGCactaagggccagagaagtgaacaaacaaacaaagtgaacgcttaacaaatatcatgattattattaagggactcacagtctcattaacCTATATCTGCCACAGTGGCTTAAAAGAGTGTTCTAATTAGTTAGAAAGGATAAAATGTTTGTCAGACTCCCAAAATGCTGTTAAAAATGAGAGCTAACGAGAGCAGTGCAACTATTTATCAAAGGCTAAAATTAGAcgcttttgttcattcattcatcctttgtACATATACATGTTAAACTACTTAGTTTTCCAAGCCTTTCTTTCACACACTGGATTCGGCAAAATGACCCCTTTGACTAGCAAAATTGGATGTCCACCATCATTTGTCCCCAGTAAATCTATCATTAAGGTTGGTATTCATCTCTGCGCTTCACCTTAGATATCCTGCTGCAGAATATTTTAACCGAAACGcctcacttcctcccctctcaaaCTCTGATGTACTTTGACTGTCTTTAGAAGAGTGAATAAAGTCCATTTCAAATAGACCTTTACCAAAAGCACGGTAATGTTATCACAGAAGAGCACCAAAAGAATTGATCAGTGGTACTGACTGAACACAGAGAACTCTACTGAACACTTGAAAGAgtgaaatacaatagagttgatatatatgttccctgctcataatgagctgacagtccagcGTGTTACAAGTGGAATAGCTGCATATATGTATTGAATGTGAGTAGATGTGTTTGTATACGTGAAGGGCGAAGAAGCATGTGGATGGATTGCAAATGTCTGTATATTTGACTGCTTCTTTATGTGGCTGTGTGAATGttggcctgggagaggggatggacagGGGAGGGTTGTGTTTATGGGTATGTATAGATCTTTGTGTGTTTATATGTTTGTCTATATAgcagggtgtgtatgtgtgtgttcgaATTCTCATTTCAGTGGCAGCTGGAGGTTGGAATGCCAAGCTAGAAATCTGTTTGGATTAATTTGAATTCATAAATATGGAATTTTGATGAATTTTTTTCTGTGTATTTTTTACAGCAAACCGATGAGATGCCACACATCTAGAATTTGCAAAGGCAATCAGTTGAATTCAGATTGTGAAAGTGGAGCAGAAAAACAGATGGAGGCTAATGCCAGCTCAAACATGGGAGACATTCCCCTGAAAGACTCCACACCACCTGCTTCTCCTACACAATCGAGCGTCGCCTATGGAGAAGCCCAATACTCTCCTTGTGGCACAAGCTCTGGTGAAACCCCCGCAACAAGTCCTCGACCCCAGTCAGTTTATGACTCCTCGCCTGGCAGCTGCATCAGTGTGCTGGAACCTGGCGATCTTGGAGACCAGCAGGGGGAAAGTGGCGCAGACAAAGGCAGACGGGTGGAAGATGGAGATTCCCCATCTTGGAAAACAGGGCAGGGTATTTCTGAGTAGGAAAATTAAAGGAACGTTTCTCCCAGCTGCTCACCATCATCTGCCGAAGCAGCCGAGTTCGACACATCACAATGGAGAGGAGCACAAACCACCTAGAAAATGCTATCACGTACCTTGTCTttcacctcttccttcctcttccagccAGGAGGGCTGATCGGGCTGTTTGACCTAATTGTAGATATGAACCTCCTCCCAGTCATTTTATCCCCCTGTCCCAGGGATGTGTGGACATTTCTTGGATGTCTGTCCCTGTGACTTGGCTGAGGAGAAAGGCTTTTCTCCAACCAGAAGGCCCCAGGCTTACCTTCCTTGTCAAGagctcttttaaaaataaaaacaaaaagtttTTCTACGATACTTGCTCCCCTTTGTTTCAAAATATGTTTTGTGCTGATTCAGATGGGAGGCCATTTCCATAATGCCAAAAAAGCCCTTTATTCCAATCAGCCCCCATCACCCCTTACAGTGCATCCCCAACTCATCTTGGCAGCTTCTCTTTCAGTGGCTTTGGGGGGCTCCCAGAGACCCATCCTTCCAGAAGTGCGTGTCCTCCTCTTCAACTGAAGCAACAAACTTCTCCCTATCTAAATATCCTTTCAGGGACGGTTCCCCCTGACACAAGCACGAACGAATTGCCCATCACCCATATGGAAATAACCCAGGTTTTCAGGGGTAATTTACCCACAATGGGTAAATCACCCAGGTCATACCCTTAAATACCAGCCCCCCTTAAACAAAAATGACCCCTGGTCGGCCCataaattcactttttttttaattgtgacgCTGCATATTCAGAAGGATCTCATTAGGAAATCCTACAATGGGACCCAGCACTAGAGAAAAAAGACCCAatcgattaatcgtatttattgagcccttaccatgtgctcaATGCACTAAatgctgcactaaatgcttgggagagtaataataataataatgttggtatttgttaagcgcttactatgtgcagagcactgttgtaagtgctgggggagatacaaggtaatcagcttgtcccatgtgagggtctcagttaatccccattttacagatgaggtaactgaggcacagagaagtgaagtgacttgcccacagtcacccagctgacaagtggcagagtcggtattcgaacccatgacctctgactcccaagcccaggctctttccactgagccaccagagtacaatataacagagttggtagatgtgtttcctgcccacgacaagcttggcAGAAGGcaaaagacagatgttaatataaatctgtttgattgtaattattgagcactcaccgtgttcagagcaccatgATGCAGAGCACAAAAttcagggctggaaggggagatgattGACGTTTACACCTTGATTAAGGTGGATGGTTGTTCACTTAATTCAACAATATCACATGCCCAGTAGGTGAGCAGTTACTATTACCGGTTGATAACTATACTTATattttaaatgaaatgaaatgtccCAGGGAGGcacgtagagggggagacagacattaacacaaatataCAATTCATAAtacaatttacagatatgtgtgGAAGAGCAGTGGGGTTGAGGAGTGGGACTAATATCAAATTAATTCGTCCATTCAATCAGATTCatggagtgctgtgtgcagagcattctactaagcatttggaaagtacaattcggcaacaaacagagacaatccctacccaacagtgggctcacaggccCATCTCTTCCTGAATTATTTCATTCTTTAAGCCAAATAGGAATTGTAAGAGAGGTAAGAGGTGAAATCCTCAGCTCAGGACATGCAGTTTAGTCCCCAT is a window from the Ornithorhynchus anatinus isolate Pmale09 chromosome 15, mOrnAna1.pri.v4, whole genome shotgun sequence genome containing:
- the LOC103169246 gene encoding uncharacterized protein LOC103169246 isoform X1, giving the protein MGDRRVPVSTRKCSVDTSALPLIIFVLSQLYGWGEARSLPPPDPPGPYHLSSGDVDWYNNRRRAKFLVPPSRLPLANTPTQDSESLPAAVKLTSTNDAIRFEFVKTPEEVLEKKNLKPPSPQDTLKTNILACLVATGFLLIIVMVFQILIFCYINKPMRCHTSRICKGNQLNSDCESGAEKQMEANASSNMGDIPLKDSTPPASPTQSSVAYGEAQYSPCGTSSGETPATSPRPQSVYDSSPGSCISVLEPGDLGDQQGESGADKGRRVEDGDSPSWKTGQGISE
- the LOC103169246 gene encoding uncharacterized protein LOC103169246 isoform X2; translated protein: MGDRRVPVSTRKCSVDTSALPLIIFVLSQLYGWGEARSLPPPDPPGPYHLSSGDVDWYNNRRRAKFLVPPSRLPLANTPTQDSESLPAAVKLTSTNDAIRFEFVKTPEVLEKKNLKPPSPQDTLKTNILACLVATGFLLIIVMVFQILIFCYINKPMRCHTSRICKGNQLNSDCESGAEKQMEANASSNMGDIPLKDSTPPASPTQSSVAYGEAQYSPCGTSSGETPATSPRPQSVYDSSPGSCISVLEPGDLGDQQGESGADKGRRVEDGDSPSWKTGQGISE